In Phycodurus eques isolate BA_2022a chromosome 10, UOR_Pequ_1.1, whole genome shotgun sequence, a genomic segment contains:
- the ippk gene encoding inositol-pentakisphosphate 2-kinase isoform X5 — MEVDKMDENDWRYHGEGNKSLVVSHVQLSKVLRLLKYPAEDSENPPQTAEQAFRQIQNIVDFSSNVMSGLLGDKFVHSGEVVKLPMEFLRQLSIKVQHQRPAWRRDKVMDIYSGCALCLPNLTSPAPPLRSHTPPLCVEIKPKCGFLPSADHIGRDVKSKVCRFCMHQHYKVANGRWKRRSLYCPLDLFSGSGQRMHFAVRQLIEEPQNNFKIFKGGQCIYSGHGGCSEDSSDLNSLLYHLRPYFLYSNNRIHTHVSGKAVLGDFIQVLVNALLNGGGGVGGGGVVTDRREEARSFCEASRFNKERSRHGSHGLPGDSVLSRILQTQMLDNLNIEGLYPLYRRVEQHLRKFPKESRLQADGPYNEAFLERLRKCPAEDDGSLDFAVSKVHQYRVAMTAKDCSIMVALVPCGDDLQDDDDVLCGQRRLRDFLSSRPPTFSCSVSILDLDPKPLDSIPLQLGLDHKIVSCYTRTLSAAQADRDDCTTLLFRPV; from the exons CTGTCCAAAGTTCTGCGCCTGCTCAAGTATCCCGCCGAGGACTCCGAAAACCCGCCGCAG ACGGCCGAGCAGGCCTTCAGGCAGATCCAGAacatcgtggacttcagctccaACGTGATGAGCGGCCTGCTGGGCGACAAGTTCGTCCACAGCGGA GAAGTGGTCAAGCTGCCGATGGAGTTCTTGcgtcagctgtcaatcaaagttCAACATCAGCGGCCCG CGTGGCGGCGCGACAAAGTGATGGACATCTACAGCGGCTGCGCCCTCTGCCTGCCCAACCTGACCTCGCCCGCCCCCCCGCTGCGCTCGCACACGCCGCCGCTCTGCGTGGAAATCAAG CCCAAGTGCGGCTTCCTGCCGTCCGCCGATCACATCGGCAGAGACGTCAAGAGCAAAGTGTGTCGCTTCTGCATGCACCAACACTACAAG GTGGCCAACGGGCGCTGGAAGAGACGCAGCCTGTACTGCCCTCTGGACTTGTTCTCGGG GAGCGGACAGAGGATGCACTTTGCCGTCCGGCAGCTCATAGAAGAACCGCAGAACAACTTCAAAATCTTTAAG GGGGGTCAGTGTATATACAGCGGCCACGGCGGCTGCAGCGAGGACTCGTCGGACCTGAACTCACTGCTGTACCACCTCCGACCTTACTTCCTGTACAGCAACAACCGCATCCACACTCACGTGAGCGGCAAAGCCGTCCTCGGCGACTTCATCCAG GTGCTGGTGAACGCCCTGCtgaacggcggcggcggcgtaggAGGCGGCGGGGTCGTGACGGACCGACGGGAAGAGGCTCGGAGTTTCTGCGAGGCCAGTCGCTTCAACAAGGAGAGAAGTCGACACG GCTCTCACGGTTTACCCGGCGACAGCGTTCTGTCCCGCATCCTCCAGACGCAAATGTTGGACAACTTGAACATCGAAGGCCTTTATCCCCTCTATCGCCGAGTGGAGCAACACCTGCGCAAATTCCCAAAAGAGAG TCGTCTGCAGGCGGACGGTCCCTACAACGAGGCGTTTCTCGAGCGTCTGCGCAAATGTCCCGCCGAGGACGACGGCTCGCTGGACTTTGCCGTGTCCAAG GTGCATCAGTACCGCGTCGCCATGACGGCCAAGGACTGCTCCATCATGGTCGCCCTCGTGCCCTGCGGCGACGACCTCCAAGACGACGACGATGT TTTGTGCGGTCAGCGTCGCCTGCGGGACTTCCTGTCGTCCAGACCGCCCACCTTCTCCTGCTCGGTGTCCATCCTGGACCTGGACCCCAAGCCCTTGGACAGCATCCCGCTGCAGCTGGGCCTGGACCACAAGATCGTGTCGTGCTACACCAGGACGCTCTCGGCCGCTCAGGCCGACCGAGACGACTGCACCACGCTGCTCTTCAGGCCCGTCTGA
- the ippk gene encoding inositol-pentakisphosphate 2-kinase isoform X3 produces the protein MEVDKMDENDWRYHGEGNKSLVVSHVQLSKVLRLLKYPAEDSENPPQTAEQAFRQIQNIVDFSSNVMSGLLGDKFVHSGEVVKLPMEFLRQLSIKVQHQRPAWRRDKVMDIYSGCALCLPNLTSPAPPLRSHTPPLCVEIKPKCGFLPSADHIGRDVKSKVCRFCMHQHYKVANGRWKRRSLYCPLDLFSGSGQRMHFAVRQLIEEPQNNFKIFKQQPHPHSRERQSRPRRLHPGAGERPAERRRRRRRRRGRDGPTGRGSEFLRGQSLQQGEKSTRLSRFTRRQRSVPHPPDANVGQLEHRRPLSPLSPSGATPAQIPKREKSSAGGRSLQRGVSRASAQMSRRGRRLAGLCRVQGASVPRRHDGQGLLHHGRPRALRRRPPRRRRCFVRSASPAGLPVVQTAHLLLLGVHPGPGPQALGQHPAAAGPGPQDRVVLHQDALGRSGRPRRLHHAALQARLTPERVPSPLLRDAEAASCSLLPSLSVCFDFGRSGGKFVSLNGRRPVPWQPFWPSPCRRCLPG, from the exons CTGTCCAAAGTTCTGCGCCTGCTCAAGTATCCCGCCGAGGACTCCGAAAACCCGCCGCAG ACGGCCGAGCAGGCCTTCAGGCAGATCCAGAacatcgtggacttcagctccaACGTGATGAGCGGCCTGCTGGGCGACAAGTTCGTCCACAGCGGA GAAGTGGTCAAGCTGCCGATGGAGTTCTTGcgtcagctgtcaatcaaagttCAACATCAGCGGCCCG CGTGGCGGCGCGACAAAGTGATGGACATCTACAGCGGCTGCGCCCTCTGCCTGCCCAACCTGACCTCGCCCGCCCCCCCGCTGCGCTCGCACACGCCGCCGCTCTGCGTGGAAATCAAG CCCAAGTGCGGCTTCCTGCCGTCCGCCGATCACATCGGCAGAGACGTCAAGAGCAAAGTGTGTCGCTTCTGCATGCACCAACACTACAAG GTGGCCAACGGGCGCTGGAAGAGACGCAGCCTGTACTGCCCTCTGGACTTGTTCTCGGG GAGCGGACAGAGGATGCACTTTGCCGTCCGGCAGCTCATAGAAGAACCGCAGAACAACTTCAAAATCTTTAAG CAACAACCGCATCCACACTCACGTGAGCGGCAAAGCCGTCCTCGGCGACTTCATCCAG GTGCTGGTGAACGCCCTGCtgaacggcggcggcggcgtaggAGGCGGCGGGGTCGTGACGGACCGACGGGAAGAGGCTCGGAGTTTCTGCGAGGCCAGTCGCTTCAACAAGGAGAGAAGTCGACACG GCTCTCACGGTTTACCCGGCGACAGCGTTCTGTCCCGCATCCTCCAGACGCAAATGTTGGACAACTTGAACATCGAAGGCCTTTATCCCCTCTATCGCCGAGTGGAGCAACACCTGCGCAAATTCCCAAAAGAGAG AAGTCGTCTGCAGGCGGACGGTCCCTACAACGAGGCGTTTCTCGAGCGTCTGCGCAAATGTCCCGCCGAGGACGACGGCTCGCTGGACTTTGCCGTGTCCAAG GTGCATCAGTACCGCGTCGCCATGACGGCCAAGGACTGCTCCATCATGGTCGCCCTCGTGCCCTGCGGCGACGACCTCCAAGACGACGACGATGT TTTGTGCGGTCAGCGTCGCCTGCGGGACTTCCTGTCGTCCAGACCGCCCACCTTCTCCTGCTCGGTGTCCATCCTGGACCTGGACCCCAAGCCCTTGGACAGCATCCCGCTGCAGCTGGGCCTGGACCACAAGATCGTGTCGTGCTACACCAGGACGCTCTCGGCCGCTCAGGCCGACCGAGACGACTGCACCACGCTGCTCTTCAGGCCCGTCTGACGCCCGAGCGGGTGCCGTCGCCTTTGTTGCGCGACGCGGAAGCCGCTTCCTGCTCTCTTCTGCCTTCactttctgtttgttttgactTCGGAAGGTCGGGTGGCAAGTTTGTCTCCTTGAATGGACGGCGCCCGGTTCCCTGGCAACCGTTTTGGCCGTCTCCGTGTCGACGCTGCTTACCTGGATAG
- the ippk gene encoding inositol-pentakisphosphate 2-kinase isoform X2, translating to MEVDKMDENDWRYHGEGNKSLVVSHVQLSKVLRLLKYPAEDSENPPQTAEQAFRQIQNIVDFSSNVMSGLLGDKFVHSGEVVKLPMEFLRQLSIKVQHQRPAWRRDKVMDIYSGCALCLPNLTSPAPPLRSHTPPLCVEIKPKCGFLPSADHIGRDVKSKVCRFCMHQHYKVANGRWKRRSLYCPLDLFSGSGQRMHFAVRQLIEEPQNNFKIFKGGQCIYSGHGGCSEDSSDLNSLLYHLRPYFLYSNNRIHTHVSGKAVLGDFIQVLVNALLNGGGGVGGGGVVTDRREEARSFCEASRFNKERSRHDVVRHLRYGDTDSVPVTSHHFARPLSCRLSRFTRRQRSVPHPPDANVGQLEHRRPLSPLSPSGATPAQIPKRESSAGGRSLQRGVSRASAQMSRRGRRLAGLCRVQGASVPRRHDGQGLLHHGRPRALRRRPPRRRRCFVRSASPAGLPVVQTAHLLLLGVHPGPGPQALGQHPAAAGPGPQDRVVLHQDALGRSGRPRRLHHAALQARLTPERVPSPLLRDAEAASCSLLPSLSVCFDFGRSGGKFVSLNGRRPVPWQPFWPSPCRRCLPG from the exons CTGTCCAAAGTTCTGCGCCTGCTCAAGTATCCCGCCGAGGACTCCGAAAACCCGCCGCAG ACGGCCGAGCAGGCCTTCAGGCAGATCCAGAacatcgtggacttcagctccaACGTGATGAGCGGCCTGCTGGGCGACAAGTTCGTCCACAGCGGA GAAGTGGTCAAGCTGCCGATGGAGTTCTTGcgtcagctgtcaatcaaagttCAACATCAGCGGCCCG CGTGGCGGCGCGACAAAGTGATGGACATCTACAGCGGCTGCGCCCTCTGCCTGCCCAACCTGACCTCGCCCGCCCCCCCGCTGCGCTCGCACACGCCGCCGCTCTGCGTGGAAATCAAG CCCAAGTGCGGCTTCCTGCCGTCCGCCGATCACATCGGCAGAGACGTCAAGAGCAAAGTGTGTCGCTTCTGCATGCACCAACACTACAAG GTGGCCAACGGGCGCTGGAAGAGACGCAGCCTGTACTGCCCTCTGGACTTGTTCTCGGG GAGCGGACAGAGGATGCACTTTGCCGTCCGGCAGCTCATAGAAGAACCGCAGAACAACTTCAAAATCTTTAAG GGGGGTCAGTGTATATACAGCGGCCACGGCGGCTGCAGCGAGGACTCGTCGGACCTGAACTCACTGCTGTACCACCTCCGACCTTACTTCCTGTACAGCAACAACCGCATCCACACTCACGTGAGCGGCAAAGCCGTCCTCGGCGACTTCATCCAG GTGCTGGTGAACGCCCTGCtgaacggcggcggcggcgtaggAGGCGGCGGGGTCGTGACGGACCGACGGGAAGAGGCTCGGAGTTTCTGCGAGGCCAGTCGCTTCAACAAGGAGAGAAGTCGACACG ATGTTGTGCGGCACCTTCGTTACGGTGACACTGACTCAGTCCCGGTGACATCGCATCACTTCGCCCGTCCGCTTTCGTGCAGGCTCTCACGGTTTACCCGGCGACAGCGTTCTGTCCCGCATCCTCCAGACGCAAATGTTGGACAACTTGAACATCGAAGGCCTTTATCCCCTCTATCGCCGAGTGGAGCAACACCTGCGCAAATTCCCAAAAGAGAG TCGTCTGCAGGCGGACGGTCCCTACAACGAGGCGTTTCTCGAGCGTCTGCGCAAATGTCCCGCCGAGGACGACGGCTCGCTGGACTTTGCCGTGTCCAAG GTGCATCAGTACCGCGTCGCCATGACGGCCAAGGACTGCTCCATCATGGTCGCCCTCGTGCCCTGCGGCGACGACCTCCAAGACGACGACGATGT TTTGTGCGGTCAGCGTCGCCTGCGGGACTTCCTGTCGTCCAGACCGCCCACCTTCTCCTGCTCGGTGTCCATCCTGGACCTGGACCCCAAGCCCTTGGACAGCATCCCGCTGCAGCTGGGCCTGGACCACAAGATCGTGTCGTGCTACACCAGGACGCTCTCGGCCGCTCAGGCCGACCGAGACGACTGCACCACGCTGCTCTTCAGGCCCGTCTGACGCCCGAGCGGGTGCCGTCGCCTTTGTTGCGCGACGCGGAAGCCGCTTCCTGCTCTCTTCTGCCTTCactttctgtttgttttgactTCGGAAGGTCGGGTGGCAAGTTTGTCTCCTTGAATGGACGGCGCCCGGTTCCCTGGCAACCGTTTTGGCCGTCTCCGTGTCGACGCTGCTTACCTGGATAG
- the ippk gene encoding inositol-pentakisphosphate 2-kinase isoform X1, with product MEVDKMDENDWRYHGEGNKSLVVSHVQLSKVLRLLKYPAEDSENPPQTAEQAFRQIQNIVDFSSNVMSGLLGDKFVHSGEVVKLPMEFLRQLSIKVQHQRPAWRRDKVMDIYSGCALCLPNLTSPAPPLRSHTPPLCVEIKPKCGFLPSADHIGRDVKSKVCRFCMHQHYKVANGRWKRRSLYCPLDLFSGSGQRMHFAVRQLIEEPQNNFKIFKGGQCIYSGHGGCSEDSSDLNSLLYHLRPYFLYSNNRIHTHVSGKAVLGDFIQVLVNALLNGGGGVGGGGVVTDRREEARSFCEASRFNKERSRHDVVRHLRYGDTDSVPVTSHHFARPLSCRLSRFTRRQRSVPHPPDANVGQLEHRRPLSPLSPSGATPAQIPKREKSSAGGRSLQRGVSRASAQMSRRGRRLAGLCRVQGASVPRRHDGQGLLHHGRPRALRRRPPRRRRCFVRSASPAGLPVVQTAHLLLLGVHPGPGPQALGQHPAAAGPGPQDRVVLHQDALGRSGRPRRLHHAALQARLTPERVPSPLLRDAEAASCSLLPSLSVCFDFGRSGGKFVSLNGRRPVPWQPFWPSPCRRCLPG from the exons CTGTCCAAAGTTCTGCGCCTGCTCAAGTATCCCGCCGAGGACTCCGAAAACCCGCCGCAG ACGGCCGAGCAGGCCTTCAGGCAGATCCAGAacatcgtggacttcagctccaACGTGATGAGCGGCCTGCTGGGCGACAAGTTCGTCCACAGCGGA GAAGTGGTCAAGCTGCCGATGGAGTTCTTGcgtcagctgtcaatcaaagttCAACATCAGCGGCCCG CGTGGCGGCGCGACAAAGTGATGGACATCTACAGCGGCTGCGCCCTCTGCCTGCCCAACCTGACCTCGCCCGCCCCCCCGCTGCGCTCGCACACGCCGCCGCTCTGCGTGGAAATCAAG CCCAAGTGCGGCTTCCTGCCGTCCGCCGATCACATCGGCAGAGACGTCAAGAGCAAAGTGTGTCGCTTCTGCATGCACCAACACTACAAG GTGGCCAACGGGCGCTGGAAGAGACGCAGCCTGTACTGCCCTCTGGACTTGTTCTCGGG GAGCGGACAGAGGATGCACTTTGCCGTCCGGCAGCTCATAGAAGAACCGCAGAACAACTTCAAAATCTTTAAG GGGGGTCAGTGTATATACAGCGGCCACGGCGGCTGCAGCGAGGACTCGTCGGACCTGAACTCACTGCTGTACCACCTCCGACCTTACTTCCTGTACAGCAACAACCGCATCCACACTCACGTGAGCGGCAAAGCCGTCCTCGGCGACTTCATCCAG GTGCTGGTGAACGCCCTGCtgaacggcggcggcggcgtaggAGGCGGCGGGGTCGTGACGGACCGACGGGAAGAGGCTCGGAGTTTCTGCGAGGCCAGTCGCTTCAACAAGGAGAGAAGTCGACACG ATGTTGTGCGGCACCTTCGTTACGGTGACACTGACTCAGTCCCGGTGACATCGCATCACTTCGCCCGTCCGCTTTCGTGCAGGCTCTCACGGTTTACCCGGCGACAGCGTTCTGTCCCGCATCCTCCAGACGCAAATGTTGGACAACTTGAACATCGAAGGCCTTTATCCCCTCTATCGCCGAGTGGAGCAACACCTGCGCAAATTCCCAAAAGAGAG AAGTCGTCTGCAGGCGGACGGTCCCTACAACGAGGCGTTTCTCGAGCGTCTGCGCAAATGTCCCGCCGAGGACGACGGCTCGCTGGACTTTGCCGTGTCCAAG GTGCATCAGTACCGCGTCGCCATGACGGCCAAGGACTGCTCCATCATGGTCGCCCTCGTGCCCTGCGGCGACGACCTCCAAGACGACGACGATGT TTTGTGCGGTCAGCGTCGCCTGCGGGACTTCCTGTCGTCCAGACCGCCCACCTTCTCCTGCTCGGTGTCCATCCTGGACCTGGACCCCAAGCCCTTGGACAGCATCCCGCTGCAGCTGGGCCTGGACCACAAGATCGTGTCGTGCTACACCAGGACGCTCTCGGCCGCTCAGGCCGACCGAGACGACTGCACCACGCTGCTCTTCAGGCCCGTCTGACGCCCGAGCGGGTGCCGTCGCCTTTGTTGCGCGACGCGGAAGCCGCTTCCTGCTCTCTTCTGCCTTCactttctgtttgttttgactTCGGAAGGTCGGGTGGCAAGTTTGTCTCCTTGAATGGACGGCGCCCGGTTCCCTGGCAACCGTTTTGGCCGTCTCCGTGTCGACGCTGCTTACCTGGATAG
- the ippk gene encoding inositol-pentakisphosphate 2-kinase isoform X4, which translates to MEVDKMDENDWRYHGEGNKSLVVSHVQLSKVLRLLKYPAEDSENPPQTAEQAFRQIQNIVDFSSNVMSGLLGDKFVHSGEVVKLPMEFLRQLSIKVQHQRPAWRRDKVMDIYSGCALCLPNLTSPAPPLRSHTPPLCVEIKPKCGFLPSADHIGRDVKSKVCRFCMHQHYKVANGRWKRRSLYCPLDLFSGSGQRMHFAVRQLIEEPQNNFKIFKGGQCIYSGHGGCSEDSSDLNSLLYHLRPYFLYSNNRIHTHVSGKAVLGDFIQVLVNALLNGGGGVGGGGVVTDRREEARSFCEASRFNKERSRHGSHGLPGDSVLSRILQTQMLDNLNIEGLYPLYRRVEQHLRKFPKERSRLQADGPYNEAFLERLRKCPAEDDGSLDFAVSKVHQYRVAMTAKDCSIMVALVPCGDDLQDDDDVLCGQRRLRDFLSSRPPTFSCSVSILDLDPKPLDSIPLQLGLDHKIVSCYTRTLSAAQADRDDCTTLLFRPV; encoded by the exons CTGTCCAAAGTTCTGCGCCTGCTCAAGTATCCCGCCGAGGACTCCGAAAACCCGCCGCAG ACGGCCGAGCAGGCCTTCAGGCAGATCCAGAacatcgtggacttcagctccaACGTGATGAGCGGCCTGCTGGGCGACAAGTTCGTCCACAGCGGA GAAGTGGTCAAGCTGCCGATGGAGTTCTTGcgtcagctgtcaatcaaagttCAACATCAGCGGCCCG CGTGGCGGCGCGACAAAGTGATGGACATCTACAGCGGCTGCGCCCTCTGCCTGCCCAACCTGACCTCGCCCGCCCCCCCGCTGCGCTCGCACACGCCGCCGCTCTGCGTGGAAATCAAG CCCAAGTGCGGCTTCCTGCCGTCCGCCGATCACATCGGCAGAGACGTCAAGAGCAAAGTGTGTCGCTTCTGCATGCACCAACACTACAAG GTGGCCAACGGGCGCTGGAAGAGACGCAGCCTGTACTGCCCTCTGGACTTGTTCTCGGG GAGCGGACAGAGGATGCACTTTGCCGTCCGGCAGCTCATAGAAGAACCGCAGAACAACTTCAAAATCTTTAAG GGGGGTCAGTGTATATACAGCGGCCACGGCGGCTGCAGCGAGGACTCGTCGGACCTGAACTCACTGCTGTACCACCTCCGACCTTACTTCCTGTACAGCAACAACCGCATCCACACTCACGTGAGCGGCAAAGCCGTCCTCGGCGACTTCATCCAG GTGCTGGTGAACGCCCTGCtgaacggcggcggcggcgtaggAGGCGGCGGGGTCGTGACGGACCGACGGGAAGAGGCTCGGAGTTTCTGCGAGGCCAGTCGCTTCAACAAGGAGAGAAGTCGACACG GCTCTCACGGTTTACCCGGCGACAGCGTTCTGTCCCGCATCCTCCAGACGCAAATGTTGGACAACTTGAACATCGAAGGCCTTTATCCCCTCTATCGCCGAGTGGAGCAACACCTGCGCAAATTCCCAAAAGAGAG AAGTCGTCTGCAGGCGGACGGTCCCTACAACGAGGCGTTTCTCGAGCGTCTGCGCAAATGTCCCGCCGAGGACGACGGCTCGCTGGACTTTGCCGTGTCCAAG GTGCATCAGTACCGCGTCGCCATGACGGCCAAGGACTGCTCCATCATGGTCGCCCTCGTGCCCTGCGGCGACGACCTCCAAGACGACGACGATGT TTTGTGCGGTCAGCGTCGCCTGCGGGACTTCCTGTCGTCCAGACCGCCCACCTTCTCCTGCTCGGTGTCCATCCTGGACCTGGACCCCAAGCCCTTGGACAGCATCCCGCTGCAGCTGGGCCTGGACCACAAGATCGTGTCGTGCTACACCAGGACGCTCTCGGCCGCTCAGGCCGACCGAGACGACTGCACCACGCTGCTCTTCAGGCCCGTCTGA